One region of Bacillus zhangzhouensis genomic DNA includes:
- a CDS encoding alpha/beta fold hydrolase, with the protein MNQLFKTFEKKSDLIQLICFPFAGGYSASYRPLFEQLKDTAEVTAAEPPGHGTNLMPLESSIDRLAELYKEGLTNKLNRPFILFGHSMGGLVVYRLTQLLEKEGVYPSAVVISAIQPPQTKRQMLTHLSNEAFVQHIAEMGGIPKELLENKPMMDYFTPSLRADYRALETFQHTDQSIIDTPVYLFNGKQDEKCMRDASGWLKWAKTIERTNFDGGHMYINTHLKQFAEEMRHVIKHAANQQLIR; encoded by the coding sequence ATGAATCAGTTATTTAAAACTTTTGAAAAAAAATCAGATCTCATTCAGCTTATTTGTTTTCCTTTTGCCGGCGGATATTCCGCCTCATACCGTCCACTCTTTGAACAGCTAAAAGACACGGCCGAAGTCACAGCAGCAGAGCCTCCAGGGCACGGCACTAATCTCATGCCGCTTGAATCAAGCATTGACCGGCTGGCAGAGCTGTATAAAGAAGGACTCACGAACAAGTTGAACCGCCCATTTATTCTGTTCGGACATTCAATGGGAGGACTTGTGGTGTACAGACTGACCCAGCTGCTAGAAAAGGAAGGGGTTTATCCCTCAGCAGTGGTGATCTCAGCCATTCAGCCCCCGCAAACAAAGCGGCAGATGCTGACCCATTTATCCAATGAAGCATTTGTACAGCATATTGCTGAAATGGGCGGGATTCCAAAGGAATTACTAGAGAACAAACCAATGATGGATTACTTTACACCATCTTTGCGTGCAGACTACCGGGCACTGGAAACCTTCCAGCACACAGATCAATCGATAATTGATACACCTGTTTATTTATTCAATGGAAAGCAAGATGAGAAATGCATGCGGGATGCAAGCGGCTGGCTAAAATGGGCTAAAACCATCGAACGCACCAACTTCGATGGAGGCCACATGTACATTAACACACATCTCAAGCAATTTGCAGAAGAGATGAGACATGTGATTAAGCATGCAGCTAATCAACAATTGATCAGATAG
- a CDS encoding 4'-phosphopantetheinyl transferase superfamily protein codes for MKIYAIQLQHLDEIEARQQIDRLKSFVSSKKRDAAERFRFLIDARRTLLGEVLVRQTIHDMYDLPMDQIVFETEGNGKPVVRQLPSFHFNLSHSGDWVVCAVDDAPVGIDIEEIKPIDLAIAKRFFSADEYQDLLSQPLERQEAYFFLLWSMKEAFIKLTGKGLSYGLSSFTARLSEDGQAALILPDHEVPCFVQTYSLDPAYQMAVCTRKSAAAESVERLTCSDVLSRLS; via the coding sequence ATGAAAATATATGCTATCCAATTACAACACTTAGATGAAATTGAGGCACGACAACAAATAGATCGGCTGAAATCCTTTGTGTCATCTAAAAAGCGCGATGCGGCTGAACGCTTTCGTTTTTTGATCGATGCAAGAAGAACCTTGTTAGGTGAGGTGCTGGTTCGTCAAACGATCCATGATATGTATGATCTGCCTATGGATCAGATTGTGTTTGAAACTGAGGGCAATGGAAAGCCAGTTGTCCGGCAGCTTCCATCTTTTCATTTTAATCTTTCTCATTCTGGCGATTGGGTCGTTTGCGCAGTAGATGATGCACCTGTTGGCATTGATATTGAGGAAATCAAACCCATTGATCTGGCGATTGCCAAGCGATTTTTTTCAGCGGATGAGTATCAGGATTTACTCTCACAGCCGCTAGAACGGCAGGAAGCCTATTTCTTTCTTCTTTGGTCAATGAAGGAGGCCTTTATCAAGCTGACTGGAAAAGGCTTATCCTATGGGCTTTCGTCCTTTACAGCCCGTCTGTCAGAGGATGGACAGGCTGCGTTAATATTACCTGATCATGAAGTGCCTTGCTTTGTTCAAACATATTCACTCGACCCTGCCTACCAAATGGCGGTATGCACACGAAAGTCTGCTGCGGCTGAAAGCGTTGAGAGACTCACTTGCAGCGATGTGCTGTCCCGCCTTTCATAA
- a CDS encoding YitT family protein — protein MKREHLLRWVFYFVGLIVLAFGLSLTMKGKILGIGPWDAFHYGLFQHFGLTIGQWSIFIGALIVTLTSIFTKSFPKIGALLNMVLIGVFIDFFNAILPAPHGYLPALYVFITGVVVSGYGVGIYVSANLGAGPRDSLMLLISAKTGLNVQWVRNGIELTVLLFAWMLGGPIGVGTILTAIFTGLVLRFSLPQSTRLLQLLITKTAKQPVQTLTR, from the coding sequence TTGAAGCGGGAACATCTTTTACGTTGGGTTTTTTATTTTGTTGGATTGATCGTACTAGCCTTTGGTCTATCGCTGACAATGAAAGGGAAAATTCTTGGGATTGGTCCTTGGGACGCTTTCCACTACGGACTGTTTCAACATTTTGGACTCACAATTGGACAATGGTCCATTTTTATTGGTGCACTCATTGTGACACTGACTTCTATTTTTACGAAATCATTTCCAAAGATCGGCGCTTTACTGAATATGGTGCTGATTGGTGTGTTTATTGATTTCTTTAATGCGATATTACCTGCGCCGCATGGGTATTTACCAGCCTTATATGTATTTATTACAGGTGTTGTTGTTTCTGGATATGGCGTTGGCATTTATGTCTCAGCCAATCTTGGCGCTGGGCCAAGGGATTCATTAATGCTGCTTATCTCAGCGAAAACGGGACTGAACGTCCAGTGGGTTCGAAATGGCATTGAGTTAACAGTGCTTTTGTTTGCATGGATGCTCGGTGGACCGATTGGCGTTGGAACGATTTTGACTGCGATCTTCACAGGTCTTGTCCTTCGTTTCTCCTTGCCGCAATCGACAAGGCTCCTGCAGCTGCTCATTACAAAAACAGCAAAGCAACCTGTTCAAACTCTTACCAGATGA
- a CDS encoding amino acid ABC transporter ATP-binding protein, with the protein MLTVKGLKKSFGENEILKSIDFSINKGQVVAILGPSGSGKTTMLRCLNALEIPNGGSFTFDDFSIDFSKKNKSADLLKLRRKSGMVFQDYHLFPHRTVLENVMEGPVQVQRRPKETVRKEAIQLLQKVGLEDKKDLYPFQLSGGQKQRVGIARALAIQPELMLFDEPTSALDPELVGEVLKVMKDLAKEGWTMAVVTHEIKFAQEVADEVIFIDGGVIVEQGPPEEIFKRPKEERTKQFLNRILNPV; encoded by the coding sequence ATGCTAACAGTCAAAGGCTTAAAGAAATCCTTTGGGGAAAATGAGATTTTAAAGTCGATTGATTTTTCGATTAACAAAGGGCAGGTTGTGGCCATTCTCGGTCCATCTGGTTCAGGGAAAACAACGATGCTTCGCTGTTTAAACGCACTTGAAATACCAAATGGCGGTTCCTTTACCTTCGATGATTTTTCGATTGATTTTTCGAAAAAGAATAAATCAGCTGATCTCCTGAAGCTTCGCCGCAAGTCAGGAATGGTGTTTCAAGATTATCACCTGTTTCCTCACCGCACAGTGCTTGAAAATGTGATGGAAGGTCCTGTCCAGGTGCAGCGCCGTCCAAAGGAAACAGTTCGAAAAGAAGCCATCCAGCTCTTGCAAAAGGTCGGTCTGGAAGATAAAAAAGACCTCTACCCATTCCAGCTGTCAGGCGGTCAAAAGCAGCGCGTTGGGATTGCCCGTGCACTTGCCATTCAGCCAGAGCTCATGCTTTTTGATGAACCCACCTCTGCACTTGACCCTGAGCTTGTCGGGGAAGTCTTAAAGGTCATGAAGGATTTAGCGAAGGAAGGCTGGACCATGGCAGTTGTCACACATGAAATCAAGTTTGCTCAGGAAGTAGCAGACGAAGTGATTTTTATTGATGGCGGCGTTATTGTCGAACAAGGTCCCCCGGAAGAAATCTTCAAACGCCCGAAGGAAGAACGAACAAAACAATTCTTAAACCGGATTTTGAATCCAGTATGA
- a CDS encoding amino acid ABC transporter permease, translating to MLQNNILGVVIPWDLLQQSFWPMVMQGISYTIPLAIIAFMIGIFIALVTALARMSKIKVLRWIFSIYVSAVRGTPLFVQLFIIFYFFPTFNITLDPYPSAIIAFSLNVGAYASEIIRASVLSVPKGQWEAGYSIGMTHRKTLVRVILPQAVRVSIPPLSNSFISLVKDTSLASQILVAELFRKSQEIAAANLDQILFIYMEAALIYWVFCFILSLVQHQIEKRLDRYVAR from the coding sequence ATGTTACAAAATAACATCCTAGGAGTCGTCATTCCTTGGGATCTTCTTCAGCAATCTTTTTGGCCAATGGTGATGCAGGGGATTTCTTATACAATTCCCCTCGCCATCATTGCCTTTATGATTGGTATTTTTATCGCGCTTGTGACAGCTCTTGCTAGAATGTCTAAAATCAAAGTCCTCAGATGGATTTTCTCCATCTATGTGTCGGCTGTTCGCGGAACGCCGCTTTTTGTGCAATTGTTTATTATTTTCTATTTCTTTCCGACATTTAATATCACACTGGATCCATATCCAAGTGCCATTATTGCTTTTTCATTAAACGTAGGTGCGTATGCGTCGGAAATTATCCGTGCATCCGTCCTGTCTGTTCCTAAAGGTCAATGGGAAGCTGGTTATTCAATTGGAATGACGCATCGCAAAACGCTCGTCCGCGTGATTTTACCGCAGGCTGTGCGTGTATCGATTCCACCGCTCTCTAATTCATTCATTAGTTTGGTGAAGGATACATCCCTTGCCTCCCAAATCCTCGTGGCAGAGCTTTTCCGTAAATCTCAGGAAATCGCTGCGGCGAACTTGGATCAGATTTTGTTCATTTATATGGAAGCAGCCCTCATCTATTGGGTATTCTGCTTCATTTTATCGCTCGTTCAGCATCAAATTGAAAAACGACTTGATCGATATGTCGCAAGGTAA
- the tcyA gene encoding cystine ABC transporter substrate-binding lipoprotein TcyA, producing the protein MKKMFFAIILGACVALITACGSGASDNTNKQSGSKESGDLWKSIQDKGVLTIGTEGTYAPFTFHDKKTDKLTGYDVEVITEVAKRLDLKPEFKETQWDSMFAGLNAKRFDVVANQVGKTGRENQYDFSDKYTTSQAIVVTRSDNNDIKKLSDVKGKKAAQSLTSNYNKLATDAGAKIEGVEGLAQSIQLIQQGRADLTFNDKLAVLNYLKTSGNKNLKVAFETGDPQETYFAFRKGSGEVVDKVNGALKEMKKDGTLAKISKKWFGEDVTK; encoded by the coding sequence ATGAAAAAAATGTTCTTTGCCATTATTTTAGGCGCTTGTGTTGCATTGATCACGGCATGTGGATCTGGTGCAAGCGACAACACGAATAAACAATCTGGGTCTAAGGAATCAGGCGACCTTTGGAAATCCATTCAGGATAAAGGTGTATTAACAATCGGAACAGAGGGTACTTATGCTCCTTTCACCTTCCATGACAAAAAGACAGATAAATTAACTGGCTACGATGTAGAGGTCATCACAGAAGTAGCAAAACGACTTGATTTAAAACCTGAATTCAAAGAAACACAATGGGACAGCATGTTTGCTGGATTGAATGCAAAACGTTTTGACGTGGTAGCGAACCAAGTTGGGAAAACTGGACGTGAAAATCAATACGATTTCTCCGATAAATACACAACATCTCAAGCCATTGTTGTGACAAGGTCAGATAACAACGACATCAAGAAACTCTCTGATGTTAAAGGCAAAAAAGCAGCACAATCGTTAACAAGTAACTACAACAAACTAGCAACAGATGCGGGTGCTAAGATCGAAGGCGTTGAAGGTCTTGCACAATCCATTCAATTGATTCAGCAAGGACGTGCTGATCTGACATTCAATGACAAATTGGCTGTATTGAATTACTTGAAAACAAGCGGTAACAAAAACCTAAAAGTTGCATTTGAAACAGGAGATCCTCAAGAAACTTATTTCGCATTCAGAAAAGGCAGCGGCGAAGTCGTTGACAAAGTGAATGGCGCATTAAAAGAAATGAAAAAAGACGGTACACTCGCAAAGATTTCTAAGAAATGGTTTGGTGAAGATGTTACAAAATAA
- a CDS encoding amino acid permease, with protein sequence MTSRHLFMISLGGVIGTGFFLGTGYTIGQAGPVGAVLSYIVGGLIMYLTMLCLGELAVALPVSGSFHTYATKFVSPAAGFAVGWIYWLGWAATVALEFLSAGQLMRRWLPQVDVWVWCLIFGLCLFLLNARSAKAFGESEFFFSTIKIIAILLFIGVGGAAMFGFIETTSGEPAPYFSHFVNDGLFPNGLLAVVVTMITVNFSFQGTELIGIAAGESENPEKTVPRSIHQTVWRTLVFFVLSIFVLAGMVPWKEASVLQSPFVTVFERTGIPFAADIMNFVIIIALLSVANSGLYASTRMLYSLSKEGMAGKAFRRVNQRGIPMNALLLTFLFTGISLLSGFFAEKTVFAWIVSIAGMSAQTGWITITLSQLLFRRKYVKAGGKLENLKFKTPLYPVLPIIAITLNTIVLVSLAFDQEQRIGLYVGVPLMIIGYVVYHRYVKKHQAKSEPLKLQIHGDDEIRF encoded by the coding sequence ATGACCTCCCGCCATTTATTTATGATTTCACTTGGCGGTGTCATTGGGACAGGCTTTTTCTTAGGAACGGGCTATACGATTGGACAAGCAGGGCCGGTCGGAGCCGTTCTTTCATATATTGTGGGCGGATTGATCATGTATTTAACCATGCTGTGTCTCGGGGAGCTGGCTGTTGCACTGCCTGTGTCGGGGTCGTTTCATACGTATGCGACGAAATTTGTCAGCCCGGCAGCTGGTTTTGCTGTTGGCTGGATTTATTGGCTCGGCTGGGCAGCAACAGTCGCCCTTGAGTTCTTATCAGCAGGACAGCTGATGCGGCGCTGGCTCCCGCAAGTGGATGTGTGGGTTTGGTGTCTCATATTCGGACTCTGTCTTTTCTTATTAAATGCCCGGTCAGCGAAAGCGTTCGGGGAGTCGGAGTTTTTCTTTTCAACCATTAAGATTATAGCCATATTACTTTTTATTGGCGTAGGCGGAGCGGCGATGTTTGGGTTTATTGAAACAACGAGCGGTGAACCCGCCCCGTACTTCAGCCATTTTGTGAATGACGGGCTGTTTCCAAATGGCCTGCTTGCTGTTGTGGTTACGATGATCACGGTGAATTTTTCGTTTCAAGGAACAGAGCTGATCGGGATTGCGGCAGGAGAAAGTGAAAACCCTGAGAAAACCGTTCCCCGTTCGATTCATCAGACCGTATGGCGTACTCTTGTCTTTTTCGTCTTATCTATTTTTGTCTTAGCGGGTATGGTGCCTTGGAAGGAAGCCAGTGTGCTGCAAAGCCCATTTGTTACTGTGTTTGAGAGAACGGGCATTCCTTTTGCGGCAGATATCATGAACTTTGTCATTATTATCGCTTTATTATCTGTTGCCAACTCTGGCTTGTACGCATCGACGAGAATGCTGTATTCCTTATCGAAAGAAGGAATGGCAGGAAAAGCATTTAGACGCGTCAATCAGCGCGGTATTCCAATGAATGCCTTATTGCTCACTTTCCTGTTTACAGGGATTTCACTGTTATCCGGGTTCTTTGCAGAGAAAACGGTTTTTGCCTGGATTGTGTCCATTGCCGGCATGAGTGCCCAGACAGGCTGGATCACGATTACATTATCACAGCTTCTTTTCCGTAGAAAATATGTGAAAGCAGGCGGAAAGCTGGAAAACTTAAAATTTAAAACCCCTCTCTACCCGGTTCTGCCGATCATTGCAATCACACTGAACACCATCGTTTTGGTCAGCCTTGCCTTTGATCAAGAGCAGCGCATCGGGCTATATGTCGGCGTACCGCTCATGATTATTGGGTATGTTGTCTATCACCGCTATGTGAAAAAGCATCAGGCGAAAAGCGAGCCGCTGAAGCTGCAAATCCATGGAGATGACGAGATTCGGTTTTAA
- a CDS encoding peptide MFS transporter has protein sequence MSTIDHDKIVKSVPQKGFFGHPKGLYTLFFTEFWERFSYYGMRALLIYYMYTEVTKGGLGFDQTTANSIMSVYGALVYMSGVIGGWLADRIFGSSSTVFYGGVFIMLGHVILALPSGATALFISMGLIIIGTGLLKPNVSNIVGDLYSKTDPRRDSGFSIFYMGINMGGFIAPLIVGTLGQKVNFHLGFSLAAVGMLVGLITFVVTKKPNLGLAGSYVTNPLSAAERKNFKIYGSLVVILLAVFAVIGIQTGALTINLFTWFVSALGVLIPIVYFITMYFSKKTSAVEQSRVLAYIPLFLSAVMFWAIQEQGSNILATYADQRTNLNFLGMTLASSWFQSLNPIFIVLLSPVFAWLWVRLGKKQPSTPIKFSIGLLFAGLSFIIMIIPAYMSGPNTLVSPLWLVLSFFLVVIGELCLSPVGLSATTKLAPAAFSAQTMSLWFLSNAMAQAINAQVVKLFDKVPETVYFGIIGFLAIVLCGVMLLLTPVIKKAMKGVH, from the coding sequence ATGTCTACAATTGACCACGATAAAATTGTTAAAAGTGTTCCTCAAAAAGGGTTTTTTGGACATCCTAAAGGACTTTACACACTGTTTTTCACTGAATTTTGGGAGCGTTTCTCCTATTATGGCATGCGTGCACTGCTTATTTATTATATGTACACAGAGGTGACAAAAGGCGGTCTAGGCTTTGACCAGACGACAGCCAATTCGATCATGTCTGTCTATGGTGCACTTGTTTATATGTCAGGAGTTATTGGCGGATGGCTCGCCGACCGGATTTTTGGTTCGTCCAGTACGGTCTTTTATGGCGGAGTTTTCATTATGCTCGGCCACGTGATTTTGGCTTTGCCAAGCGGAGCAACAGCCCTCTTTATTAGTATGGGACTGATTATTATCGGGACAGGTCTTCTAAAGCCAAACGTTTCAAACATTGTTGGCGACCTTTATTCAAAAACAGACCCTCGCAGGGATTCTGGCTTTAGTATTTTCTACATGGGGATCAACATGGGTGGGTTTATTGCCCCATTAATTGTCGGAACACTCGGTCAAAAAGTGAATTTCCACCTTGGGTTTTCACTCGCTGCCGTTGGGATGCTTGTAGGGCTCATTACATTTGTGGTCACAAAAAAACCGAACCTTGGTCTTGCCGGGTCTTATGTGACAAATCCATTATCAGCTGCCGAACGTAAGAACTTCAAAATCTACGGATCATTGGTTGTGATTTTGCTCGCGGTTTTTGCTGTCATTGGCATTCAAACAGGCGCACTTACAATTAATCTATTTACTTGGTTTGTCAGTGCCCTTGGTGTACTCATTCCGATTGTTTATTTCATTACCATGTATTTCAGTAAAAAAACGAGCGCAGTGGAGCAATCCAGGGTTCTCGCTTATATTCCATTGTTCCTTTCTGCAGTGATGTTCTGGGCGATTCAAGAACAAGGCTCAAACATTTTAGCCACATATGCAGATCAACGAACAAACTTGAATTTTCTTGGGATGACACTAGCGTCTTCATGGTTCCAATCATTGAATCCAATCTTTATTGTGCTGCTGTCTCCAGTGTTTGCTTGGTTATGGGTCAGACTTGGGAAGAAACAGCCGTCTACCCCGATTAAGTTCTCAATCGGTCTTCTATTTGCAGGGTTATCCTTCATCATCATGATCATTCCTGCCTACATGTCTGGCCCGAACACACTTGTGAGTCCATTATGGCTCGTTCTGAGTTTCTTCCTCGTCGTGATCGGAGAGCTCTGTTTATCACCGGTTGGACTTTCAGCGACAACTAAACTTGCACCTGCTGCCTTCTCAGCGCAAACGATGAGCCTTTGGTTCCTTTCAAATGCGATGGCACAGGCGATCAATGCGCAAGTGGTCAAACTGTTTGATAAAGTGCCAGAAACCGTCTATTTTGGTATCATTGGATTCCTTGCTATTGTTTTATGCGGTGTGATGCTATTACTTACACCAGTGATTAAGAAAGCGATGAAAGGCGTTCATTAA
- a CDS encoding right-handed parallel beta-helix repeat-containing protein, with the protein MGELNESDLKKPVVNVLDFGVIADGKTDCTAKLNECLEWTKAQGYSHVWLPSGTYLIDAVYRGDPFFPFRGAGIRVPSHICIEMASNAVIKVKPNDSWGYAAFYIGKVQHVTIRGGRIEGDRHEHVYKSLPPERRTHEWGFGICIEGASHVEVNHVQIKNCTGDGIIVGPHGLLTEGEPYSPAASIDISGCTITDSRRNNISITGCDGVIVADCLLERAGVNGVEPRMGIDIEGYGENAINMEVPLNIQIRNNIVKGGAASSIYNFNGYGVIIEGNHTDSSISYGFSTETIIANNLIRAVGGDVTKAGITSLGVSLGQTENNVMIIGNMIEGFEKGIDVRGDSVHITGNKISLFEDAAVSVYMANRILIEGNHIESGTNTGKRSASLRICQSDSVVFSNNTVYSVIDAAVVRGTNILIQHNQFKEFSRGIWVQEGEAGINGNHFIQEGHPELDSSYTISVTGNARAFIWQNRFKHYQNYAVYSSTTGALEIKDNSYEETSLYVVMYIKNGSPQIGDNRFYLNRSIGQPTAIFIDQASSARVLRNNIINISAQKAIAVRTAHSTHSVIAHNVLERSQLVTHATDRLIGNIEIDTPP; encoded by the coding sequence TTGGGAGAATTGAATGAATCTGATCTAAAAAAACCTGTTGTCAATGTACTGGATTTTGGCGTGATTGCTGACGGGAAAACGGATTGCACAGCCAAGCTCAATGAATGTTTAGAGTGGACAAAAGCACAAGGGTATTCCCATGTCTGGCTGCCGAGCGGCACGTATTTAATAGATGCGGTGTACAGAGGTGATCCTTTTTTCCCTTTCCGAGGTGCGGGTATACGGGTGCCTAGTCATATATGCATTGAGATGGCGTCAAATGCTGTGATAAAGGTAAAACCAAATGATTCATGGGGGTATGCAGCCTTTTATATCGGAAAGGTTCAGCATGTGACCATACGAGGCGGGCGTATTGAAGGGGATCGTCATGAGCATGTGTACAAATCGCTCCCCCCTGAACGAAGAACCCATGAATGGGGCTTTGGGATATGTATTGAAGGTGCCTCCCATGTGGAGGTGAATCATGTCCAAATAAAAAATTGTACGGGAGACGGCATCATTGTCGGTCCCCACGGTTTATTGACAGAGGGTGAACCATACTCGCCTGCTGCATCTATTGATATTTCTGGCTGCACCATCACAGATTCGAGACGCAACAATATTTCGATTACAGGCTGTGATGGGGTCATTGTGGCGGACTGTCTTTTGGAAAGAGCAGGAGTAAATGGGGTCGAGCCAAGAATGGGCATTGATATTGAAGGCTATGGAGAAAATGCCATTAATATGGAGGTGCCGCTGAATATTCAGATTCGCAACAACATCGTCAAAGGAGGTGCTGCAAGCTCCATCTATAACTTTAACGGCTATGGTGTGATCATTGAAGGCAATCATACAGATAGCAGTATTTCCTATGGCTTCTCCACTGAAACGATCATTGCCAACAATTTGATTCGTGCAGTAGGAGGAGACGTTACAAAAGCAGGAATTACGAGCTTAGGCGTCTCACTTGGTCAAACGGAAAACAATGTGATGATAATTGGCAATATGATTGAGGGGTTTGAAAAAGGAATTGATGTAAGGGGAGACAGCGTTCATATTACAGGCAATAAGATCAGTCTTTTTGAAGATGCGGCTGTGTCCGTTTATATGGCGAATCGTATTCTAATAGAAGGAAACCATATTGAATCAGGAACGAATACCGGAAAAAGGAGTGCATCGCTGCGTATCTGTCAATCGGACAGCGTCGTCTTTTCAAACAATACGGTCTATTCAGTGATTGATGCGGCTGTGGTGAGAGGAACGAATATCCTCATTCAGCACAATCAATTTAAAGAATTCAGCAGAGGAATTTGGGTGCAGGAAGGAGAAGCAGGGATCAACGGCAACCACTTTATTCAAGAAGGACACCCAGAACTAGATTCTTCGTATACGATCAGTGTCACTGGAAATGCAAGGGCTTTCATCTGGCAGAATCGCTTTAAGCATTATCAAAACTACGCTGTATACAGCAGCACAACGGGTGCATTAGAAATTAAAGATAATTCCTATGAAGAAACATCCTTATATGTGGTGATGTATATTAAAAATGGGTCACCACAAATTGGAGATAACCGCTTCTATTTAAATCGATCGATCGGACAGCCGACGGCGATCTTTATTGACCAGGCTTCCTCAGCCCGTGTGCTACGCAATAACATCATCAATATATCTGCTCAAAAAGCGATTGCCGTCCGCACCGCACATTCCACTCATTCTGTCATCGCTCACAACGTGCTGGAGCGCAGTCAATTGGTGACACATGCCACAGACCGGCTCATCGGAAATATTGAGATTGATACACCACCATGA
- a CDS encoding LLM class flavin-dependent oxidoreductase, with the protein MPQPKRKLKLGVFIAGTGHHVASWRHPNAVPDAAMNLDYFKQLAKKAEEGKLDLLFLADSLSINQTSHPNVLTRFEPLTLLSSIAESTSAIGLAATASTTYSEPFHIARQFASLDHLSGGRAAWNVVTSSIEETAKNFSREKHLAHHKRYERAEEFVEVVKGLWDSWEEDALIRNKETGEFFESSKLHELQHKGEFFSVRGPLNVSRTPQGQPVIIQAGSSEDGQKLAAKTAELIFTAQNDLEKAKEFYQSLKGKVEAAGRAREDVSIMPGIFPIIADTEEEAQAKYEELQELIVPEIGLSILQNYLGGIDLSQYPLDGPLPEIDPSTSNAVKSRFDLVMNMARKDNLTIRQLYQSVAGSRGHNIFIGTPQQLADVMETWLHEEAADGFNVMPPLLPEGLDVFVDRVVPILQERGLFKTDYTGQTLRENLGLIEPKNRYTT; encoded by the coding sequence GTGCCACAGCCGAAAAGAAAGCTCAAACTAGGCGTATTCATCGCAGGAACTGGACATCACGTTGCCTCTTGGAGACATCCGAATGCAGTACCAGACGCAGCCATGAACCTAGATTACTTTAAACAATTAGCGAAAAAGGCAGAGGAAGGAAAGCTGGATTTGCTCTTTTTAGCCGACAGTTTATCCATTAACCAAACCTCTCATCCAAACGTATTAACGAGATTTGAACCGCTCACTCTGCTTTCATCCATTGCTGAGTCTACTTCAGCCATTGGTTTAGCAGCAACAGCATCCACTACATACAGTGAGCCTTTCCATATTGCAAGGCAGTTTGCCTCCCTTGATCATTTATCAGGCGGAAGAGCGGCATGGAATGTGGTCACATCTTCTATTGAAGAAACAGCGAAAAATTTTAGCAGAGAAAAGCATTTAGCACACCATAAACGATATGAGCGGGCAGAAGAGTTCGTCGAGGTCGTCAAAGGTCTCTGGGATTCTTGGGAGGAAGACGCCCTTATCAGAAACAAGGAAACAGGAGAATTCTTCGAATCTAGTAAGCTTCATGAGCTCCAGCATAAAGGTGAGTTTTTCTCAGTCAGGGGGCCTCTCAATGTATCACGCACACCGCAAGGGCAGCCAGTGATCATTCAAGCAGGATCTTCTGAAGATGGCCAAAAGCTTGCAGCGAAAACAGCAGAGCTCATTTTCACTGCACAAAACGATCTCGAAAAAGCAAAGGAATTTTATCAAAGCTTGAAGGGGAAAGTAGAGGCTGCTGGTCGTGCTAGAGAGGACGTCAGCATCATGCCGGGTATCTTTCCGATCATTGCTGATACAGAGGAAGAAGCCCAAGCAAAATATGAAGAATTACAGGAGCTGATTGTTCCTGAGATTGGACTGAGCATTCTGCAAAATTACTTAGGCGGGATTGATCTGTCTCAGTATCCTTTAGACGGACCGCTTCCAGAAATTGATCCGAGTACGTCAAATGCGGTGAAAAGCCGTTTCGATTTAGTGATGAATATGGCGAGGAAGGATAACCTGACCATTCGCCAGCTCTATCAATCGGTTGCGGGCTCACGCGGTCATAATATTTTCATTGGAACGCCGCAGCAGCTGGCAGATGTGATGGAGACATGGCTTCATGAAGAAGCAGCCGACGGCTTTAATGTCATGCCGCCGCTCTTGCCAGAAGGACTGGATGTGTTTGTAGACCGCGTCGTCCCAATCCTTCAGGAACGAGGCTTATTCAAAACCGATTACACAGGACAAACTTTACGAGAAAATCTCGGATTAATAGAGCCAAAAAATCGCTACACGACTTAA